The following proteins are co-located in the Manihot esculenta cultivar AM560-2 chromosome 9, M.esculenta_v8, whole genome shotgun sequence genome:
- the LOC122724545 gene encoding uncharacterized protein LOC122724545: MDISKAYDRLEWGFIRDMLLRLGFAQQWVALLFSCISTVRYWILHYSKQLGPIVPTRGLRQGDPLSPYLFILCAEGLSRLLQNYDSLIFFRASVQEALELKRILHMYEKASGQVINLQKSSISFSRYTPVALRDSVCSVLQVEEKPDFENYLGLPSHVGNNKREVFSFVKDRLWKRLNSWKHRALSQAGKEVLLKTVLQALPNYVMSLFLLPQILCDELQRMMTRYWWSKGADQNRGIHWLGWHKMAKHKSDGGLGFKILHKFNLAMLGKQSWHIINRPQSLVARVLKARYFSTQSFFEAPLGSNPSFLWRSIWETRGLIRARAYWRIGNGQSVSVWGQPWLRELPESLVSTTPPLNCAKVVVSDLIINHRWNESLIAQMFNERDRSCILNIPLSLSSCCDTWCWKFESKGHYSVKSAYRFLVDGFQHREGSEIWKRFWKAKCPFARSCWLSSPLGWPAPSASSLNEWFSLAFSSASVENASLMLMILWTLWQNRNNVVWKGQGQTASGVFFMALNFLQQWKAARVVSSVSTIVDPARPIWSPPPHGWIKANIDASLSLQRGSVGFGCVIRKDDGSFVAARAGSFYSQMDAKCAEAIAFREALSWIKECGWDQILFELDAQVKEFGLIFLFLILFLCSL, encoded by the exons ATGGATATCAGCAAGGCCTATGATAGACTTGAGTGGGGTTTCATTCGGGATATGCTTCTTCGGCTGGGTTTTGCGCAACAATGGGTTGCTTTGCTGTTCTCTTGTATCTCCACTGTTCGTTATTGGATCCTGCATTATAGCAAGCAGTTAGGCCCTATTGTTCCTACAAGGGGATTGAGGCAAGGAGACCCCTTATCGCCGTACTTGTTTATTCTTTGTGCTGAGGGGCTTTCCCGTCTCCTGCAAAATT ATGATAGCTTGATCTTCTTCCGAGCAAGTGTTCAGGAGGCTTTGGAACTCAAGCGTATCCTTCACATGTATGAAAAGGCATCTGGACAGGTGATAAACCTTCAGAAATCATCTATCTCCTTTAGTAGGTACACTCCTGTGGCTCTTCGGGACTCTGTATGCTCAGTACTTCAGGTTGAGGAGAAACCagattttgaaaattatttaggACTTCCTTCTCATGTTGGGAATAATAAGAGGGAAGTATTCAGTTTTGTTAAGGATAGATTGTGGAAAAGGCTGAATTCTTGGAAGCATCGGGCACTGTCTCAAGCAGGTAAGGAGGTTCTCTTGAAAACAGTCCTCCAAGCTTTGCCAAACTATGTGATGAGCTTATTTTTACTTCCTCAGATTCTTTGTGATGAACTGCAACGCATGATGACTAGATATTGGTGGAGTAAGGGCGCGGATCAAAATCGGGGTATTCATTGGCTGGGTTGGCACAAAatggcaaagcacaaatctgaTGGCGGGCTAGGTTTCAAAATTCTTCATAAGTTTAACTTGGCCATGCTTGGGAAGCAGAGCTGGCACATTATCAACAGGCCTCAGTCCTTAGTGGCTCGTGTCCTTAAGGCCCGCTATTTTTCAACACAATCTTTCTTTGAAGCTCCTTTGGGAAGTAACCCTAGTTTTTTGTGGCGCAGCATATGGGAAACTCGAGGTCTGATTCGAGCTAGGGCTTACTGGAGGATTGGGAATGGTCAGTCAGTTTCAGTCTGGGGGCAACCTTGGTTGAGAGAGCTGCCTGAGTCCCTGGTTTCCACAACCCCTCCTTTGAACTGTGCTAAAGTTGTTGTTTCAGATCTCATAATTAACCACAGATGGAACGAGAGTTTAATTGCACAGATGTTCAACGAAAGAGATAGAAGTTGTATTTTGAACATCCCTCTTAGTCTTTCATCGTGTTGTGATACATGGTGCTGGAAATTCGAGTCCAAAGGTCACTATTCGGTTAAGAGTGCATATAGGTTCCTGGTTGATGGCTTTCAACATAGGGAAGGGAGCGAGATATGGAAAAGGTTCTGGAAAGCTAAG TGCCCTTTTGCCCGCAGCTGCTGGTTAAGCTCGCCGTTGGGTTGGCCTGCGCCTTCTGCATCTTCTTTAAATGAGTGGTTTTCTTTAGCCTTCTCTTCTGCTTCTGTGGAAAATGCCTCCCTTATGCTAATGATCTTATGGACTTTGTGGCAAAATAGGAACAATGTTGTATGGAAGGGCCAGGGTCAGACTGCGagtggtgtgttcttcatggctctgaattttttgcagcaatggaAAGCAGCCCGGGTCGTGTCCTCAGTAAGCACCATTGTCGACCCGGCTCGCCCGATCTGGTCTCCTCCGCCGCACGGTTGGATCAAGGCGAACATTGACGCCTCTTTAAGCTTGCAACGAGGTTCGGTAGGTTTCGGTTGTGTAATCCGGAAGGATGATGGGAGTTTTGTGGCTGCTAGAGCAGGCTCCTTTTATAGCCAGATGGATGCAAAGTGTGCTGAAGCTATAGCATTCCGGGAAgcattgagctggattaaagagtgtggATGGGATCAAATTCTTTTCGAATTGGATGCTCAG gtcaaggagtttggatTGATATTCCTCTTCCTCATATTGTTTCTTTGTTCTCTTTAA
- the LOC110622434 gene encoding uncharacterized protein LOC110622434: MDNLVGTNIHSSSSSLPDRKAPRKSKTNKNKPMKVVYISNPMKFKTCASKFRALVQEFTGQDAKFPDPSRFLDSDSDVGDCGCGGGNNQTVEHEGSETVDDHKVPIVDLDAEQGRTPDHATPLPLESSFDDIFMAQMFENLSGLMPSSLLYESSANVN; the protein is encoded by the coding sequence ATGGATAATCTGGTGGGCACTAATATTCACAGTAGTAGCAGTAGTCTTCCAGACAGAAAAGCTCCCAGAAAGTCCAAAACCAATAAGAATAAGCCAATGAAAGTTGTCTACATATCCAACCCCATGAAGTTCAAGACCTGTGCCTCTAAATTCAGGGCCTTGGTGCAAGAATTCACTGGTCAAGATGCCAAATTTCCTGACCCAAGTAGGTTTCTTGATAGTGATAGTGATGTCGGTGACTGCGGATGCGGCGGCGGCAATAATCAAACGGTTGAACATGAGGGATCAGAAACGGTTGATGATCATAAGGTCCCCATAGTGGATCTTGATGCTGAGCAGGGTAGAACACCAGATCATGCTACTCCACTTCCACTGGAGTCATCTTTTGATGATATTTTCATGGCTCAGATGTTTGAGAATTTGTCAGGATTAATGCCATCAAGTTTATTGTATGAATCTTCTGCAAATGTAAACTGA
- the LOC110622641 gene encoding uncharacterized protein LOC110622641, producing the protein MQAGSGPRGRSLKYVGWKPPETGWVVVNSDGSALLSAGRASCAGCFRNNEVLAWDSGRKKIEVQMDSQLALDLLAGRGAGVFRVANLVRNCRDLINRSWEVKMVRAFMA; encoded by the exons ATGCAGGCTGGGTCTGGACCGAGAGGCCGGTCTTTGAAGTATGTTGGGTGGAAGCCACCAGAAACAGGTTGGGTGGTAGTGAATTCCGATGGTAGTGCATTGTTGTCAGCAGGAAGGGCAAGTTGTGCAGGTTGTTTTCGAAACAATGAAG TATTAGCATGGGATTCAGGGCGGAAGAAGATTGAAGTTCAAATGGATTCTCAACTCGCATTAGATTTACTTGCAGGTAGAGGTGCAGGAGTTTTTAGAGTTGCTAATTTGGTGAGGAATTGCCgtgatcttatcaatagaagctGGGAAGTCAAGATG GTTAGGGCTTTCATGGcctag